TTGATGAAATCTGTGGTGCAATGGAAAACAATTCTATGGAGATTAAGCACTATTTTGATTTGGAAACTGGAGAAATTATTACAGTTTCTGGTTTCAACAATGAATATGATGATGAAAATGTCTCGGATAAAATTGATGAAGAACCTGACCGTTATGAAGCAATACCGACTATATCATCAGGGGAAGCATACCGGCATATGGAAGATTTTATTTATACAGTAAAAGATGAAGGGCTGAAGGGTGAATTAAGTCGTGCTATTAATGGAAAAGGAGCATTCCGAAGATTCAAAGATGTGCTTGCTGAAAATCCTGAAGAACAAATCATGTGGTATGATTTTCATGATAAAATTATTAAACAAAAAGCTACAGAGTGGTTAGAAAGTATCGGGATAAAAGTTGAAAAAGATGACAGAGAGGATAACTGGATTGAACAAGAAATCAAAAAGAAAAAGGAATTGATTGAACAATCAATAAATATGTTTGTAGAGTTAGCAAGTAAAATTGATGGTATAATTGAAATTGCACTTTTTGGCTCGTTAGCAACAGGCAAAAAGAGAATAGCAAAAGATATTGACCTGATGGTTTTTATTGAGAATACAGATTGTATTGATAGGCTTGCGCTATCTCATCGCAAAGTTTTAGGTAAATTTCATGCCAGTCCTGATGTGTTTGTTTTCACTAAAAATAAACAGTTCTTGGGTAATATATGTCATAGGAAAGAATGTCCGTCTATGTCAGTTGATTGCCAAATACTCGGGTGCGGTGATATCAAGTATCTTGAAAAACGGCAGGGTTTTACTTTCAATGAACGAAATATCTTCAAAGACAAACCTAAAGCATTGTGGTTAAATCCACAATATGAGGTAAGTATAAGCGAGGGATGGTTCAATCAGATTTGGGGAAAATAATTTTTAGATGTTCCCAAGATTTCCCAAGAAACTCCTGACTTGACTTTATGCAAAACTTTATGTAAACTTTATGCAATAGAAAGATATGTGGCAACCAATTTACAAGGTTAATAATAGAACATTAGAATTATTAGAAAATATTGCTGGACTGCGTTCAAAAATACAGGCATCAAGTATAAGACTTCCATGGATACCGTCATTAGTTCGTGATGCTGTAATTCGTTTGGCTCATGGTTCTACAGCCATAGAAGGATGTACACTTTCTGTGGATGCGGTTAAATCTTTGTTTGATGGCAAAAAAGTTTTTGGTTATCCTGAGAAACATATCAGAATGGCTAAAAATTACATAGACGCCATTCAATGGATAACCAAAAATGAAAAGAAATCTGTTATACTTGAAAAAGACATTATGTGGCTTCATAAGATTATAGCGACAGGTGCTGTTGATGAAGGACCGATTGGAGATTACAGGAGAGTAA
The DNA window shown above is from Elusimicrobiota bacterium and carries:
- a CDS encoding UPF0158 family protein, which codes for MFKINKITVNIDEICGAMENNSMEIKHYFDLETGEIITVSGFNNEYDDENVSDKIDEEPDRYEAIPTISSGEAYRHMEDFIYTVKDEGLKGELSRAINGKGAFRRFKDVLAENPEEQIMWYDFHDKIIKQKATEWLESIGIKVEKDDREDNWIEQEIKKKKELIEQSINMFVELASKIDGIIEIALFGSLATGKKRIAKDIDLMVFIENTDCIDRLALSHRKVLGKFHASPDVFVFTKNKQFLGNICHRKECPSMSVDCQILGCGDIKYLEKRQGFTFNERNIFKDKPKALWLNPQYEVSISEGWFNQIWGK